The genome window CGCTCTGGCGTCGGGAAGCGATTCGATGGCCGCCACTTTGACCGCGAGCAGCAGGGCCACGGCGACGGCGCCGAACGCTCCCACCCGCGGGTCCTTCATGATCTCGAGTACGTCCTCGCGTGTCCTGCCGCCGGCCAGACCATCGGCGAAATCGGCCAGGCCGTCGAGGTGCATCGCTCGCGTGAGCCAGGCGGACAGCGTCACGGCCAGTGCCGCGGTGAGAAGAGGCGGGAACGGCGCGAGAGTCCAGAGCAGCAGCAGAACGGACCCGATTGCCGCGCCCACGAGAGGAAAGAACACGGTCGAGCGACCGACGTCCTCGTCGTCGAAATGGCGAGGAATCGGAATTCGCGTCAGAAAGGCGAAGGCAGCCAGTAGTCTCGTCATGTTCTCCCGGAGACTCCGGCACTCTCG of Vicinamibacteria bacterium contains these proteins:
- the cobS gene encoding adenosylcobinamide-GDP ribazoletransferase, whose product is MTRLLAAFAFLTRIPIPRHFDDEDVGRSTVFFPLVGAAIGSVLLLLWTLAPFPPLLTAALAVTLSAWLTRAMHLDGLADFADGLAGGRTREDVLEIMKDPRVGAFGAVAVALLLAVKVAAIESLPDARALIVAPALARWASVPVSMGLPYARRDGIGLALSVHVGSVELIGATLSCVCLSLVAPPRFVLYSAGAVVLASFFVLAIAWRRLGGITGDVLGANTELAETAALVAAVGWTSSPSPC